The following proteins are co-located in the Bacteroidales bacterium genome:
- a CDS encoding tetratricopeptide repeat protein, which produces MKILSLILTLLISGSISFELNAQNPETDSLENLLQKHTDEDTIRVNLLIKTARKSLRTDIEKSITYAKKAGELSDKLDFTKGKAKSLRLIGIYYDNKSDYPKALKYYQKSLKISEESGDKKGISNCYNNIGIIYRYQGDYSKALEYFQKSLKIKQESGDKSGISYCYNNIGIIYKSQGDYSKALEYYQKSLKIKQESGDKSGISSSYHNIGIIYKFQGNYPKALEYFQKSLKIKEELGNKSGISTSYIGIGVIYYHQGDYPKALEYLHKSLKINEELGDKSRISYCLYNIGSIHGAQDDYSKALEYFQKSLKINEELGDKRGISNCYNNIGIIYKSQGDYSKALEYYQKSLKIKEELGDKRGISNCYNNIGIFYRFQGDYPKAFEYFQKSLKLSVEIGEKSIEAQNYKELGLLYLKQKKTKEAYNYSKKAYIMADEIGNAGLLKKSSEILAKSSEALGLYKEAYKYHVVFKTMNDSLFNEENIKKITGLEYQYEYEKEKQVAELEQQKKDAVLAEKAKRQKIVRNFFIAGFTLMLMFVLVVLRSFLQKRIANRLLATQKNEIEEKNSELLTTNEEIQAQSEKLQESYLNIKMLSEIGKQITTKLNLEEIIDTVYKNINMIMDATVFSIGVFNTQKKSLDFRGSKENGNNLPFRSDKLNEENQFSVQCFKRQEVVFINDLQNEYHNFIKDLQPA; this is translated from the coding sequence ATGAAAATACTAAGCTTAATTCTCACATTACTAATTAGTGGTTCTATTTCATTTGAGTTAAATGCCCAAAACCCTGAAACCGACAGCCTCGAAAACCTATTACAAAAGCATACTGATGAAGATACAATAAGAGTTAATTTATTAATTAAAACAGCTCGTAAATCATTAAGAACAGATATTGAAAAATCAATAACATATGCCAAAAAAGCCGGAGAATTATCTGATAAACTGGACTTTACAAAAGGAAAAGCCAAAAGCCTGCGACTAATTGGTATTTATTACGATAATAAATCAGATTACCCCAAAGCATTGAAATATTACCAAAAATCATTAAAAATATCAGAGGAATCAGGAGATAAAAAAGGAATTTCAAACTGTTACAATAATATTGGAATTATTTATAGGTATCAGGGCGATTATTCCAAAGCATTGGAATATTTCCAAAAATCATTAAAAATAAAACAGGAATCAGGAGATAAAAGTGGAATTTCATATTGTTACAATAATATTGGAATTATTTATAAATCTCAGGGCGATTATTCCAAAGCATTAGAATATTACCAAAAATCATTAAAAATAAAACAGGAATCAGGCGATAAAAGCGGAATTTCAAGTTCGTATCATAATATTGGAATTATTTATAAATTTCAGGGCAATTATCCTAAAGCATTGGAATATTTCCAAAAATCATTAAAAATAAAAGAGGAATTAGGAAATAAAAGCGGAATTTCTACAAGTTACATTGGTATTGGAGTTATTTATTATCATCAGGGCGATTATCCCAAAGCATTGGAGTATTTGCATAAATCATTAAAAATAAACGAGGAACTCGGCGATAAAAGCAGAATTTCATATTGTTTGTACAATATTGGAAGTATTCATGGAGCTCAGGATGATTATTCCAAAGCTTTGGAATATTTTCAAAAATCATTAAAAATAAACGAGGAACTCGGCGATAAAAGAGGAATTTCAAATTGTTACAATAATATTGGAATTATTTATAAATCTCAGGGCGATTATTCCAAAGCATTAGAATATTACCAAAAATCATTAAAAATAAAAGAGGAACTCGGCGATAAAAGAGGAATTTCAAATTGTTACAATAATATTGGGATTTTTTATAGGTTTCAGGGCGATTATCCCAAAGCATTTGAATATTTCCAAAAATCATTAAAATTAAGTGTCGAAATAGGTGAGAAATCTATTGAAGCACAGAACTATAAGGAATTAGGCTTGTTATATCTTAAACAGAAAAAAACAAAAGAAGCTTATAATTACAGTAAAAAAGCCTATATAATGGCAGATGAAATTGGAAACGCTGGATTACTGAAAAAAAGTTCCGAAATATTAGCCAAAAGCAGTGAGGCTTTGGGTTTGTATAAAGAGGCATATAAATACCATGTTGTTTTCAAAACAATGAATGATAGCTTATTTAATGAAGAAAACATAAAAAAAATTACAGGCCTTGAATACCAATACGAATACGAAAAAGAGAAACAGGTAGCTGAATTGGAACAGCAAAAAAAAGATGCTGTACTGGCTGAAAAAGCAAAACGGCAAAAAATTGTACGTAATTTCTTTATAGCAGGTTTTACATTAATGCTTATGTTTGTTCTTGTTGTTTTGCGCAGTTTTTTACAAAAACGTATAGCGAACCGCCTTCTTGCAACACAAAAAAACGAAATTGAAGAAAAAAACTCAGAACTCCTTACTACAAACGAAGAAATCCAAGCCCAGTCAGAAAAACTTCAGGAATCTTATCTGAATATTAAAATGCTTAGTGAAATAGGTAAGCAAATAACAACAAAACTTAACCTGGAGGAAATCATTGATACAGTCTATAAGAACATAAATATGATCATGGATGCAACAGTATTTTCTATTGGTGTATTTAATACCCAAAAGAAAAGCCTTGATTTTCGTGGTTCAAAAGAAAATGGTAATAACCTGCCTTTTAGGTCTGATAAACTTAATGAAGAAAATCAATTTTCTGTTCAATGCTTTAAAAGGCAAGAAGTTGTTTTTATAAATGACCTGCAAAATGAATACCATAATTTTATCAAGGACTTACAACCGGC
- a CDS encoding ATP-binding protein, whose amino-acid sequence MRRTFKNIIQDFHNRPLPLFKHRQIQIPLDTAKIITLIGSRRSGKTYLMYQIISQVMKTHAKQNIIYINFEDERLIDENLKLSDIIDAYFELYPEIKKEIWFFFDEIENISGWEKFVRRVYDNYSKNIFITGSSSKLLDKEIASSLRGRAITYEIFPLSFSEYLTFRDINHHDTDSTRNKAKIVNAFNDYLMNGSFPETVFLNSEIRKKTLQTYFNVMIYRDIIERHKLTNLTAVKYFIKKAIANTSKRISINKIFNELKSQAVKVSKESLYEYMEYAQDCYMLYFMNIYDLSLAKQSVNEKKLYCIDNGLINASTFKLSKDFGRLLENLVFLELRRRNNEIYYHSGKKECDFILTREQEPHTAIQVTYNFDETTSAREISGLNEAMTKYNLPEGIILTIEQETEFDYENKRIKVIPVWKWLLNY is encoded by the coding sequence ATGCGAAGAACATTCAAAAATATCATACAAGATTTTCATAACAGGCCATTACCCTTGTTTAAACACAGACAAATACAAATTCCTTTAGATACAGCTAAAATAATAACACTGATTGGTTCCCGGCGTTCAGGAAAAACATATTTGATGTACCAGATTATTAGTCAGGTCATGAAAACTCATGCCAAACAAAATATCATTTACATCAATTTTGAAGACGAACGATTGATAGACGAAAATTTGAAGTTGAGCGACATAATTGATGCATACTTTGAATTGTATCCCGAGATAAAAAAAGAAATTTGGTTTTTCTTTGACGAGATAGAAAATATCAGCGGTTGGGAAAAATTTGTCAGGCGGGTTTACGATAATTACAGTAAAAATATTTTCATAACCGGAAGTTCGTCCAAACTATTAGACAAAGAAATAGCGAGTAGTTTGAGAGGCAGAGCAATCACTTATGAAATTTTCCCGCTTTCATTTAGTGAATATTTAACATTCCGGGATATAAATCATCATGATACCGATTCAACAAGGAATAAAGCAAAAATAGTAAACGCATTCAACGATTATTTAATGAATGGAAGTTTTCCGGAAACTGTTTTTTTAAATAGCGAAATCAGAAAAAAAACATTGCAAACATACTTCAATGTAATGATTTACAGAGACATAATTGAAAGACATAAGCTAACAAATCTTACAGCAGTTAAATATTTTATCAAAAAAGCAATTGCTAATACATCTAAAAGAATTTCAATAAATAAAATATTCAACGAACTAAAATCGCAAGCTGTGAAAGTAAGCAAAGAAAGTTTGTACGAATATATGGAATATGCACAAGATTGTTATATGCTGTACTTTATGAATATTTACGACTTATCGCTTGCCAAACAATCGGTTAATGAAAAAAAATTGTATTGTATTGATAACGGATTAATTAATGCTTCTACATTTAAACTATCGAAAGATTTTGGCAGATTACTTGAAAATTTGGTTTTTTTAGAACTCAGACGCAGAAATAATGAAATTTACTATCATTCAGGTAAAAAAGAATGTGATTTTATACTAACCCGTGAACAAGAACCGCATACTGCTATTCAGGTAACATATAATTTTGACGAAACAACAAGCGCAAGAGAAATTTCGGGGCTTAATGAAGCCATGACAAAATATAATCTTCCGGAAGGTATTATTTTAACAATTGAGCAGGAAACCGAATTTGATTATGAAAATAAACGAATTAAAGTAATTCCCGTATGGAAGTGGTTGTTAAATTATTAG